The genomic DNA TGGAGCAGTTCAAGGCTGGCGGCAATCGGGATGATGGGCCGCACCGTTCCCGGGTTGAACGCCTGGAAGGCCAGCAGCATCAGATATGGCCGCATGCGCTTGCCGCCATCAAAGCTGACTTTCTCCAGCGTCTGCCATAACGCCTGATAGGCCGGATCGATCTGTGCCGCCTGGGCGATGTGACAGTCAAAGAAAGCCTGGAGGGTGCTCGCGACCGCAGCCTGAGTCTCCGGCAGGCCAATGGGCTGAGTTCTTGCTTGTGTAGAAATGGCCATTAATGTCTTGTTAGTATAGCAGAAATGCCGCCAACCGGTGCGTGAAAAATGCTACGCAACAGGGGAGGATGGTTTGACGCTTGCAAGCGTTACTCCTATAGTGAGGGGAATGACCGGACACTATCAGAATCGCTGGAATCGCAATCAATGTTACAGGGCATACTGAACCGTTTTAAGCATTGGCTGACGATGCGGCCCGGCGGTCAGCCTGATCAGGATTCCTGGTTCCAGCTGCTGCCGATTCCGTCACTACTGATGCTTTCGGTATTGGGCTTGACCGCAGTCGCCGCCATCACCTCGCAGACCAGCCTGAACGGGGCGCGCCAGCAGACCATCCAGCAGCGGGTCAAAGACGACAGCGCCGAAGTGGCCAACCGTCTTTCTACCTACGCCCAGCTGCTGTACGGCGGTATCGGCCGCATCAATTCGGCGCCGGTCGATGCTAATGGCTGGGGCAGCTTCGTTGCCAACTACAACCTGCACAACAATCTGCCGGCCATCTATGCCTTCGGCACGACGCGCAATCTGCCGCGTGAAGCAATCCCGGCGTTCGAAGCCGCTATGTCACAGGAGCATGGCCGTCCGATCCATGTTTATCCCGCCAGCGACCGGCCGCGCGTCAACCCGACCGAATACATCGAGCCGCGGACCGAGCTGGCTATGCAGGGCGTCGGCTTTGACGGCTACAATTTCCCAGCCCGCCAGCACGCCATCGACCAGTCGACGCGTGAGGGGGCGGTCATCCTCAGCGAGCGGCTCGAACTTTTGGCCGACCCCGCATCACTCAGGCCTGACTCCCGTGCCGCCTTCATCATGTATGCCCCGGTCTACGACACCCCGGCCATCCCGGCCACGCCCGAGGAACGGCAAGCCACCATCAGCCGCCATGTCTTTCTGGCCTTCTTCTCGCAGCGGTTCTTCGACCAGGTGCTGAAGGATAATGAATATGAGCATTTCCAACTGCGGATATATGACGGCACGGTCAATGACGCACACCTGGTATATACCTCCCCGGGCAGTGGCGGCGGCACGAAACTGACACACCATGAGACGCTGTTCGGCCGGACCTTTACCTATGTCTACTCGTACGATGAGACCAGCCTCGTCTCCCGCACCGAATCATACGCACCGCTGGTTATCGGTCTGGGCGGCACGATCATATCAGCAGTCCTGTTCCTGCTGACCCTCTTCTCGCTGCGCGCCCGCCAGCACCGGGTGCTGCTCGAAAAAGAGCGGGGTATCAAGATGGCCCAGGACGAGCTGCTATCGCTGGCCTCGCACCAGCTCCGCACGCCGGCGACCGGCGTCAAGCAGTACTTGGGCATGGTGCTGCAGGGCTTCGCCGGCAAGATATCGCCCCAGCAGAAGAAGATGCTGGCCCGGGCGTACGACAGTAACGAGCGCCAGCTGCATGTCATCAACGACATCCTCTACCTGGCCAAGATCGAGTCGGGCCGCATCGTCCTGGCCAAGACGGAGTTCGATATGGTCCCGATGCTGCGCGGCGTCATTGACGAGCAACAATCCACCGCCAAACAGGGCGACGTCACCGTCAAATACCGCGGCCTGCGCAAGGCGCCCATCTGCGCCGATGAGCACATGCTGCGGATGGTCTTTGAAAACCTGCTCAACAACGCCATCAAATACACCAACCCCGGCGGCACCGTCACCATCACTACTGCGCGCGGCAAGGACGGCGAATATCGCATCGCCTTTACTGACACCGGCGTCGGCATCGACGGCAGTATGCACGGCCAGCTATTCAGGCAGTTCTCGCGCATTCCCAACGAGCGCAGCCAGCAGGTAACCGGCACCGGTGTCGGGCTATACCTTGCAAAACACCTGACAGTACTGCATGATGGTAGTATTGCGTTGGATTCGAAAGTCGGCCAAGGCTCGACTTTTACAGTCCAAGTTCCACGGAACAAATAATTCACGCGTGAGCTATCTGTAAGATATCTCATAGTTACTATCAAGCCTATACGGTACTATCGACGATGATGAAGAAGACTCCCCCCAAAACCATCCTTATAGTTGAAGACGAAACTGTCCTTTCCGAAGCATACTACACGCTCCTCGACCAAGCCGGTTACGACGTGAAAGTCGCCAGCAACGGCCAGGACGCCTTGGATAAGACCGAAGCGTACGAGCCGGACCTTATTCTGCTTGACCTGCGCATGCCCGTGATGACCGGCATCGATTTTTTGCGCGAATACCAGCTGCTCAACAAGCACCCCGACGTCAAAGTCATCGTCTTCAGCAATTACGATATGCAGGCCGAAATCGACGAGGCCTACAAACTTGGTGCCGACCGCTACATTCTCAAGGCCTGGGCTTCGCCAAAAGAAATCCTCGACCTGGTCGGCTCGACACTCGAAACCGAAAAAGTGTAACCACGGTAGCACCTGTGTCTAAAAAACCGGCCTGGTGCCGGTTTTTCCATGCCGGGCATCCGCTGCCCGGCGCGCCTGTTGGCTACCGTTTCAGCCCCAAATCCAAGAAGCTCTCGCTCCCCAGGAACTGCTCCAGCGGCTGCCGGTAAATGGTGAAGTTGGAGTTTTCGTAGCTGACGATGTCCTTCTTGCGCAGCTTGGTCAGCTCCACGTTGGTCGTCTCACGAGTCAGGCCCACCAGGTTGCCCAAGGTGGTGTGCGTCAGCTTGAAGTCGATGGTGAACTCGCCTGGCTTACCCTCTTTGCCGAAGCGGAACATCAGGTAGTAGAGCATCATGGCAATCTTTTCGGTGGCACGGGACTGCTCCAGGGCGTTGATTTGCAACAGCAGGGCAGTGTAGTTGCTGATGAAGCTGTCAAACAGGTAGTTGTGGATCTTGGGGTCGCGCTCGGCGATTTCCATGAAGCGCGAGCGCTCGATGGTCAGGATCTTAGCGTCTTCCAGGGCCTCATAGTAAAAGAGGGCGCTCGAGGTCTTGCCAAAGACCCAGGTGGCCGGGAAGACGTCGCCGGCGACGTGGAAGTTAATAATCTGTTCGTTGCCGAACTTATCAAGCCGGTAGACTTTGACGACACCTTCAAGCAGGACGTACGCTTGGCGCGGTACCTCACCTTGGTAAATCAGGATGGCACTCTTTTTAATCAGCCGCTGGGTTGAAATCGGAAGTAGTTGGTCGAGGTAATCTATCATAGTCAGTACTTTAATTGTAACACTCCGTATTGTATAAACATTTTAATTATTGTTTTGTGAAATAATTTACACGACGTAAAGAGGTGGCACCGTATTATAGTGATAACGCTTACGGAACACCAAACGGCGTTAACAATATAGAGGGATACGACAATTAAAGTACTGGAGGGGAAGATGTATCAACCTAGCCAAGAACAAATTGATGAAAAAATCCATTCGTTTCTGCAAGGTAAAAGCCGTGACCGGCTCGGTGACAAGGTAGCAAAATGGATTCTGAAGCCACGCGGCTTCCGCGCCAGCGACGCCGACGAACTCATGAGCTATGAGCATCTGCCTTGGGTACGCAACTAACTAACGAATAGGGAATTAAACAGGAAGAGTATATGTCACGAACGAAGCATGCACGGATCTTAGTAAGCGGTATGAAACTGCGTAAGAAGTACGAACGCAAGCGCATGACATCTGATGAAATTTTGCTTGAAGCGTATTAAGCCTAGCTGCGAAAAGGCTTAATGGGTGCCGGTAGCCTACAATAGGGTGCCGGCGCTTTGTTTTTGCCTTATTTTTAGGCCAAGAACTTTACAAAGAACATAAGCATCATGCATACTAGTGGCAATATGACAAAGCAAAATCAAAAATCTCCTGCGAAAAAACCAACCACAAAAGTAACCAAGGCCAGCCGCGCCCCGGCCAAGGCCAGCCGCGCTGCGTCCGAGGCGCAGATAGCCGTATCGCGCAAGCAACGGGCCATCACGCTGTTCGCCATCGTGGTGATTGCCGGCCTGGCTATCCTTGGCCTGTCGCTGTACTTTGGCACCACTCAGATGGGCTCGGCAAGCACGCCGGCACCGCAGAAGGCCATCGTCACGGTGTCGGGCAGCCTGGAGTGCCTGCCAAAGAAGGACAAGACCGGTCCGCAGACCCAGGAATGTGTCTATGGCATCAAGGTGAATAATGGCTACTACGGTCTGCGCAACGCCGCCTCGCCAGAGAGTTACGGCGATGGCAAGGGCTTGGTGGTGACTGGCACGCTGATGACGCCGGCCGAAGGTGACACGCATGATGTCATCGGCTATATCGTTGTCTCATCCGTCAATAAGTCGTACTAAGGTATACTTGGCGCTTTTGAACCGGGCTTCGGCCCGGTTTTTTAGTGGGCAAAAGCGCTCTGGCCGCTAAGCATAACCCTATAGACAAAACTGTAAATAATGATATAGCTATTGACTTTTGCTTGCATTTTTGCTATAATTATATTATCACAGTGAGTGAGAGTTACCCGCTACTACCCCTGTCATTTGATGGGGCGCGGACTGTGCTTAAGCAAAGGAGTCACAATGAACCGTATCACTACTACTTTCGGCGTCGGTATTACCAGCCTTGCGCTTGCCTTCAGCATCGCAGCCCCTGTCCAGGCCTGGCATCCTAAGGGCGGCATCGTCAAAGAAGTGCAGAATGTTACTGCCGGCGGCCAGATCGTCGATGCGAACGACGCAGCCCAAGCTGTCAGCGCCAAGCCTGGCGACACGCTCAAATATGTCATTACCGTCTACAATGACGGCGAAGAAAACGCCCAGGGCCACAACGACATGGTCGGCACGACGATCTTCGACCAGTTGCCTGCCGGTGTTGAGCTGATCGGCGACAGCACCCAGCGCAGCGTCAGCTACGACCTGGGCCGCATCAAGCCGGGCGAGCGCACCAGCCGTGAGTTCACTGTCAAGGTAGTATCCAGCCGTGATGGCGACCTGATCGACAACAAAGCCTGCTTTACCGGCGACAGCGAAGTCAATGATGCCCCGCAGCGCGGCTGCGACAACGCTACCGTCAAGGTAAGTGTCCCGCCGGTACCCGTTACGCCTGTGACTCCGGTCACTCCAGTCACCCCAGCCAAGCCCGCCGCTCCGGCCACTCCGCAGACGCTGCCTTCCACCGGTCCTGAATCGACCGTCCTGGGCGCCCTGGCTAGCAGCCTGGCCGCTTACGGTGCCGTCATTGCCGGCCGCCGCCTGCGCAAGTAAGATCAACACCATGCCAAAAGACCACCTTCTATATGAGGGTGGTCTTTTTTGAGTGATGATTTTTACAGAGGTGGTGCGGCAGTTTTATAATGATTTAAGCACAAGCTTATTGACAAATTAACAAACTTATGTATAATAGTAAATGTTTTGATGATCAGAAAAACAAAACCATACCAACCGTAAACATACCATAACACCAACAAAGAAAAGGAAACACACCCCATGTCACGCAACAAACGCCGCGAACTTGAATACGAGTTTACCAGTGCCAAAAGCTCACACTTTCGGCGCATCGACCGGTTGATCCGCTCGCTGTAAGCCATGTACCTTGCTATAGAAAAAGACCCTGAGAGGGGTCTTTTTCATAGTTATTTCATGTACAGTCGGTATACTTGATGAAAATCACCTAATGACAGGGAAGGAAAGAGCCATGCCCCGACGCCGCCACCTGCTTGCGCCCACGCCATACCTGGGCGGCAGCTTTTCTGTGAAGTATTGCCGCGAGCTTACGGTGGAGCCCAAAGCCTGCCTGCGCGCCATACTGGGCGACCTGGGCGTGCGCCGTCTCCGCCTGATGAGCTACTGGAACGAGCATGAGAAGCAGCCCGGCAGCTATGATTTTGCCGAGCTGGATTGGCAGATGGATATGGCGGCAGAGTACGGTGCACGGGTCAGCCTCTGTCTGGGCAAACGGCAGCCGCGATGGCCGGAGTGCCATATGCCGGACTGGGCGCACAAGCTGGATAAAGCGGAGTGGTATGAGCACCTTTACGCCTTTATACGGACGGTGGTAGAGCGCTACCGTGACCATCCGGCACTGGAGAGCTGGCAGCTGGAAAATGAGGCGCTGTTGCGCTCGTTCGGGCATTGCCCGGACAAAGACTTCAGCCACGCCCGGCTGCGCAAGGAGCTGGCCACCGTCAAAAGGCTTGATCCCATGCACCCGGTCATCATGACGCTCAGTGATAACTGGGGCTTTCCGTGGCGGCGTCCGTGGCCGGATATCTTCGGTTTTTCGGTGTATACGATGGTCATGAATAAGCGCCGCCAGTACGAGGCGACGAAGTTTGCCTGGTGGTGGCACCGTTTCCGCGCCAACGTCATCAGGCTGGTGACCCGCCGCCCGGTCATCCTGCATGAACTGCAGGCAGAGCCGTGGGGTGACCGGCCGATTCCGCGGATGACGCCGGAGCAGCAGGCGATTTCGATGAATCCTGAGCGGCTCGGGTATAATGTCGGCTTTGCCTGCAGAATTGATAAGGCCCCAGTCTATCTGTGGGGCCTTGAGTGGTGGTACCTCCGTCGTTCGCAGGGGGATGAGGGGATGTGGAGTGCTGCCCGGCGCGTGTATCGGACTGTGCGTCAGGGCTAATGACCCGGCGCCACCTCAGTCGTCCCGCGGTCGCGCAGCGGAATCTCCTTGAGGAAGAAGCTTAGCGCCAGGGCCAGCGCCACCAGCACGGCCGCCCAGACGAAGACTTTCTGCAGACTGGCGGCAAAGGCTTCGCGCACTTTATGGGAGAAGTCCTTTTGCTGCTGCAATGCTTTGTCGATGGCGGCGGGCTTGGCGGCGGCGGGCAGCGCTGACTGCTCGATGCCACTGCGGATGCCGGCCTCAATCTTCTTCTGTACATCCGGTGAGTTCAGCTGCAGGGCAGTATCGGCCGTGACGGTGCCGCCGGCGCCGAGCATGCTGGCGGCCTGCGGGTTTTGCTTGAGGCTGGTGACGAAGGCGTCGCGGTTGATATCGCCCAGGCTGGCGGCCACGCCGGCGGTCAGCAGGCCACCCAGCAGGGCGGTGCCGACGGTCGAGCCCAGGCTGCGCGAGAGCTGCACTGATGAAGTCGCCACGCCGATGTCCTTCTGCTGCGCCTCATTCTGCACTATCAGGTTGAAGGTGGGCATGCTGGCGCCGATGCCGATGCCGGCCAGTACCATGCGCCAGGCGACATCAAAGAAGGTGCTGTCGGCGGTCAGGGTGGCGAAGGAAATCATACCAAAGAGCAAGAGTACGATGCCGCCGATCAACAGCGGCTTGTAACGCACGCCGCTGCTCATCAGGCGGCCGGTGATGGCGCTGGTGCCGGCCAGGGCGAAGATCATCGGCATCAGCATCAGGCCGGAGTCGGTGGCGGAGGCGCCCAGGACCTGTTGCAGGTACTGGGTGAGGTAGATGATGGCGCCCATGAAGGCGGCACCGAACAGCAGCACGATAGGCATAGTCAGGCTGAAGACCGGCAGCCGAAAGAGGTGGAGCGGCAAAATAGGTGAAGCGGCCCGCCGCTCGGCCATCAGGAAGAGGACGGTAAAGATGGCGGCGATGACACCGAAGATGACGCGCAGGGCGGTACCGGTCAGGCCGGTGGCGTCCAGGAAGCTGCCAAAGATGTTGTCGGCGTTCTCGCAGGCAAAGATCAGGGCGGTCAGGGCTATAGTGAGCAGGCCGGCGCCGAGGAAGTCGATCTTGTGCTTTGTCTCGTGTTTGAAATTGGGGCAGGTGACGGCGATCAGAGCAAAGACGGCCAAGCCGATAGGGACGTTGATAAGGAAGGTCCAGCGCCAGTCGGTAGTCAGGCCGAAGACGACGTGGTTATCAGTCAGGAAGCCGCCCAGCAGCGGGCCGACCACGGAGGACAGGCCGAAGACCGCACCAAAGACACCCTGCCACTTGCCACGCTCCTTGGGCGTGAACAGGTCGCCGATGATGCTGAAGGCGCTGCTGAACAGGATACCGCCACCGACGCCCTGCAGGGCGCGGGCGGCGATCAAGGCTTCGACGTTGCCGGCGATGCCGCCCAGGAACGAGGCAAGCGTAAAGACAGCCACGCCGGCCAGCAGCAGGTTGCGGCGGCCGTACATGTCTGAAAGCTTGCCGCTGATGGGGACGGTGATAGTGCTGGTGACCAGGTAGGCGGTGACGATCCAGCTGAGCGATTCAAAGCTGTTGAACTCCTCGACGATGCGGCCCAGGGCGGTGCCGATGATGGTCTGGTCGAGTGCCGCCAGGAACAGGCCGCTCATGACGGCGATTAGGACGGTGATTTTCTGGCGGTGGGGAATGGCTTGTAGCATATCAGTCGTGGTCCTCGGGCATATCATCGCTGCCGGGAGTGTTGTCACTGGCGCGGGCGTCATCGATGACTGCTTTGGTGCGGGTGATCTGGCTGGTCAGCTCGGCCACGAACTGCTCGGCGCTCTCCAAGGGGCTGAGGCAGATCATCCCGTAACCATTGGGGGTCTGCTTGCCAAAGACGATCAGCTTATCGCCCGGTTTGATATTCATCTGCTCGCGGGCATCGGCCGGAATGACGACCTGGCCCTTGGCGCCGACCGTGGCGACGCCGTAGAGGGAGCTGGAGTGGGGTTGCATGGCTACTCCTTTGATTTTATGACTAGTACGACTTACAAGTATAACTTGTCATACATAGTGTGTCTATATGTAAAAGTGGCACTAGCGCTAGTGTACGCTACAGCTAGTGTGCTTTTTACTATATACACCCCACCCATAGCGTTATATACTGCTAATACTTAACAAAATAACGCTAGAGCATACCGGAAGCATGTGAAAGTCATGCGCTGTGCCGCAACGGTCAAAGTCCGACACGGTGTGCCTCGCCCAAGCGATTCCCGAGCAGGAAGTATGAAGACAGACACCGCCGAGCGGCCGCTGCGCCCCGCAGCCATGCGCCGCCGCCACGAACAACTTGATTATGAGAACTATCTCCGCTTTGAGGAGATGACTGATATTTCCGAGCGGCTCAGCCTGCCGGTGGAAACGACGATCGATTTTAAACTGGACGAGGACGGCTACGTCTATTCGTCACTGGGCGACCGGTTTGTGACGGTGATTGAGAATGGCTACAAGGCGGCCCAGGCCGAAGCCGCCATCCACCCCGAGAACGCCTTCCAAGCCGAGCGCGCCCGCTTGGAAACGGAGGAGATGCTGATGGTGGAGCAGTTGGCGCGCGGTGAACTGGACGGCAATGGCCTGATGGTAGTCTCGCCGCTGCCCGATGCGGTACGCGACGGCTCGACCAGCCTTGGCGGCTATAACCGCGAGCGTATGCGGGCCATGGTACGTCTGTACCACGTGGAGGGCACGACGGTGCACAGCACCACCATCTCGCTTGACCAATCTGATTACGAGGGATTGCAGGCGGTGGCGGCGGCCTTTGGCGGCCGGATCCCCGACGGGCAGACGTCTGAGCAGGTACTGGCCCAGCGTTTTGTATTCACGGCAACGCCGGAGGAGGCAGAGTGGCTGCCCGGCCTGGTACGTGAAAGCTATGATGCCGTACTGACCAAGCGTCTTGGTGGCCAATGGTTCGCCGGTAGCCGTTTTGCCAATAAGTCAGATGCCCTTAGTTATGTACAAGGTCATACGGACCTTGGCGACCAGCACATGCAGGCCATCAGCCGGGTCATGGCAACGGTGCGGGACGTGTCGCAGCGCAACCGGCAGCTGGAAGGCCTGCGGCAGCGGCTGGCGGCGGCGATTGATGCCCGGCTGCACGGCAAGACGGTGACGTCGCTGCAGGACGAGGCGGTGGCCGAGCAGCAGGCCAGCGGCGACTATAGCGGTGACTGCCCGACACCGAATGAATCATCTGCTCAACAGGCCGAGGCCATGGGCATGCACAGTGATAGCCTGAAATGCGTGAAATGCCCGCTGCCAGGCTGTGGCAAGACGGTTGACGCCAAGCGGACGGCCCACGGCGGCATCTACTGCCCGGCTTGCCAGCGGGAAGCACGGGGTGGCAAGATTATCGACCATAAGGAAGGTGGCGGCAGCGGCGAGCAGGCCTTGGGCGGCCAGGTCATATCGCTACTGGCAATACTGGAGGAAATGCGGGCTGAAGGCCGGGCCAAGGCCGAACGGCGGGAAGCGGAACGGCTGCGCCGTCGCCGGGCGTATCAGAGGGACAAGGCAGAGGCGGCCAGGCAGGCAGCGTAACGGCGGTTACTTATCTTTGGAGATGGCCGCCCGGCCGATGGAAAGCAGATGCTTTTCGCGGTAGCGGTCAAACTGGTTCTTGCTCATGCCGTTGCGCTTGATGAAGCTGCTGATGCGCTCCGAACCGATATAGTGCGGAATCATGACATAGGTGGCGCCAAGGCGGTAGAGCTCGGCGGCGTCATTGTAATTTTCGGCCGTGCAGATGAAGACAGCTTCTTTGTTGTGGCTGAGCAGGCGCTTGATCAGCCACTGGTTGGTGGCATGGTCGGAGATGGTGCTGACGGCCAGCTTGATCTTGGGCAGGTTCAGCTCGTCCAGCAGTTCGGTGTCGGTGGCGTCGCCGTAAAGCACGGTGTGGCGCTGGCGCTCCAGGGTTTCGATGACCTCGGGGTTGTAATCAACGATGACGTAGCGCTTGTGCATGCTCTGGAAAGCCTTGAGGAACTCGTGACCGCCTTTCTTGTACCCGAATAGCACCAGGGGGTACGTATTGGGCCGGTGGGCGTGCTCCTTGATGACGCGCCGCTCAAACAGCTGCAGGTTGCCTTGCAGCTTGGCGTATAGCAGGCTGTCGTACTGCAGCAGGTAGGCCGAGGCGCCGATGGTGATAACGGCCACCAGTGTGATGACGGCAGCGACATCATTGCCGACGATGCCGGCATTAGCCCCCAGCACCACCAGGATGATAGAGAACTCACTGATCTGCGACAGCGGTACGGCCGCTTTGAAGCTGGTGCGCCGGGTGTAGCCCATCAGGCCGAGGGCGGCCATGACCAGCACCGGCTTGAAGATGAGGACGGCGGCCGAGAGGATCAGGGCCGGGCCGAGCGCCCCCAGCAGGTTGTGCAGCTCCAGCCGCTCGCCTAATACGACGAAGAACAGCACGATGAAGAAATCACGCAGGGGCTTCAGGCGGGCGCCGATTTCCTGGGTGTACGGCAGCGACGACAGGGCGATACCGGCGAACAGGGCGCCGATTTCGATGGAGAAGCCGGCCAGCTGGAAGATAGTCGCCACGCCGAAGCCCCAGGCGATGGCGCTCAGGAACAGCAGCTCCTGCGACTTGG from Candidatus Saccharibacteria bacterium includes the following:
- a CDS encoding CHASE domain-containing protein — translated: MLQGILNRFKHWLTMRPGGQPDQDSWFQLLPIPSLLMLSVLGLTAVAAITSQTSLNGARQQTIQQRVKDDSAEVANRLSTYAQLLYGGIGRINSAPVDANGWGSFVANYNLHNNLPAIYAFGTTRNLPREAIPAFEAAMSQEHGRPIHVYPASDRPRVNPTEYIEPRTELAMQGVGFDGYNFPARQHAIDQSTREGAVILSERLELLADPASLRPDSRAAFIMYAPVYDTPAIPATPEERQATISRHVFLAFFSQRFFDQVLKDNEYEHFQLRIYDGTVNDAHLVYTSPGSGGGTKLTHHETLFGRTFTYVYSYDETSLVSRTESYAPLVIGLGGTIISAVLFLLTLFSLRARQHRVLLEKERGIKMAQDELLSLASHQLRTPATGVKQYLGMVLQGFAGKISPQQKKMLARAYDSNERQLHVINDILYLAKIESGRIVLAKTEFDMVPMLRGVIDEQQSTAKQGDVTVKYRGLRKAPICADEHMLRMVFENLLNNAIKYTNPGGTVTITTARGKDGEYRIAFTDTGVGIDGSMHGQLFRQFSRIPNERSQQVTGTGVGLYLAKHLTVLHDGSIALDSKVGQGSTFTVQVPRNK
- a CDS encoding response regulator, producing MKKTPPKTILIVEDETVLSEAYYTLLDQAGYDVKVASNGQDALDKTEAYEPDLILLDLRMPVMTGIDFLREYQLLNKHPDVKVIVFSNYDMQAEIDEAYKLGADRYILKAWASPKEILDLVGSTLETEKV
- a CDS encoding Crp/Fnr family transcriptional regulator — translated: MIDYLDQLLPISTQRLIKKSAILIYQGEVPRQAYVLLEGVVKVYRLDKFGNEQIINFHVAGDVFPATWVFGKTSSALFYYEALEDAKILTIERSRFMEIAERDPKIHNYLFDSFISNYTALLLQINALEQSRATEKIAMMLYYLMFRFGKEGKPGEFTIDFKLTHTTLGNLVGLTRETTNVELTKLRKKDIVSYENSNFTIYRQPLEQFLGSESFLDLGLKR
- a CDS encoding DUF11 domain-containing protein — encoded protein: MNRITTTFGVGITSLALAFSIAAPVQAWHPKGGIVKEVQNVTAGGQIVDANDAAQAVSAKPGDTLKYVITVYNDGEENAQGHNDMVGTTIFDQLPAGVELIGDSTQRSVSYDLGRIKPGERTSREFTVKVVSSRDGDLIDNKACFTGDSEVNDAPQRGCDNATVKVSVPPVPVTPVTPVTPVTPAKPAAPATPQTLPSTGPESTVLGALASSLAAYGAVIAGRRLRK
- a CDS encoding beta-galactosidase; its protein translation is MPRRRHLLAPTPYLGGSFSVKYCRELTVEPKACLRAILGDLGVRRLRLMSYWNEHEKQPGSYDFAELDWQMDMAAEYGARVSLCLGKRQPRWPECHMPDWAHKLDKAEWYEHLYAFIRTVVERYRDHPALESWQLENEALLRSFGHCPDKDFSHARLRKELATVKRLDPMHPVIMTLSDNWGFPWRRPWPDIFGFSVYTMVMNKRRQYEATKFAWWWHRFRANVIRLVTRRPVILHELQAEPWGDRPIPRMTPEQQAISMNPERLGYNVGFACRIDKAPVYLWGLEWWYLRRSQGDEGMWSAARRVYRTVRQG
- a CDS encoding MFS transporter produces the protein MLQAIPHRQKITVLIAVMSGLFLAALDQTIIGTALGRIVEEFNSFESLSWIVTAYLVTSTITVPISGKLSDMYGRRNLLLAGVAVFTLASFLGGIAGNVEALIAARALQGVGGGILFSSAFSIIGDLFTPKERGKWQGVFGAVFGLSSVVGPLLGGFLTDNHVVFGLTTDWRWTFLINVPIGLAVFALIAVTCPNFKHETKHKIDFLGAGLLTIALTALIFACENADNIFGSFLDATGLTGTALRVIFGVIAAIFTVLFLMAERRAASPILPLHLFRLPVFSLTMPIVLLFGAAFMGAIIYLTQYLQQVLGASATDSGLMLMPMIFALAGTSAITGRLMSSGVRYKPLLIGGIVLLLFGMISFATLTADSTFFDVAWRMVLAGIGIGASMPTFNLIVQNEAQQKDIGVATSSVQLSRSLGSTVGTALLGGLLTAGVAASLGDINRDAFVTSLKQNPQAASMLGAGGTVTADTALQLNSPDVQKKIEAGIRSGIEQSALPAAAKPAAIDKALQQQKDFSHKVREAFAASLQKVFVWAAVLVALALALSFFLKEIPLRDRGTTEVAPGH
- a CDS encoding AbrB/MazE/SpoVT family DNA-binding domain-containing protein, whose product is MQPHSSSLYGVATVGAKGQVVIPADAREQMNIKPGDKLIVFGKQTPNGYGMICLSPLESAEQFVAELTSQITRTKAVIDDARASDNTPGSDDMPEDHD
- a CDS encoding cation:proton antiporter, whose amino-acid sequence is MHGNVFAELSLVIALATAISLIMRWLKQPLLVGYILTGILAGPSVLHLIENGPAFESFSEIGIALLLFIIGLELRLSVIKTLGRTVVLTAAATIGGMALVGLVICLAMGFTLPASLLIATALTFSSTIIIVKVFNDRKESSRLYAQIAIGVLLIEDILATFALLFVNSGDSGTTLLAPLASIPALQDTEREIHNFLISTDTLAIFNLTTKGILLALLLWLASSKLLPRVAHHIAKSQELLFLSAIAWGFGVATIFQLAGFSIEIGALFAGIALSSLPYTQEIGARLKPLRDFFIVLFFVVLGERLELHNLLGALGPALILSAAVLIFKPVLVMAALGLMGYTRRTSFKAAVPLSQISEFSIILVVLGANAGIVGNDVAAVITLVAVITIGASAYLLQYDSLLYAKLQGNLQLFERRVIKEHAHRPNTYPLVLFGYKKGGHEFLKAFQSMHKRYVIVDYNPEVIETLERQRHTVLYGDATDTELLDELNLPKIKLAVSTISDHATNQWLIKRLLSHNKEAVFICTAENYNDAAELYRLGATYVMIPHYIGSERISSFIKRNGMSKNQFDRYREKHLLSIGRAAISKDK